One window from the genome of uncultured Cohaesibacter sp. encodes:
- a CDS encoding PepSY domain-containing protein has translation MAYAAEGGASQPNQEATIFQSAKITFDDAVGIAKKELAGALSEVGFDVDHGVGLYTVKGVGADGKLAFVKIDANSGNILAKGVSPFFSGDEDHHEKKDGHWENEHDDERDQFDGEHRAHHRDDERNKD, from the coding sequence ATGGCCTACGCCGCCGAGGGCGGTGCGTCTCAACCTAATCAGGAAGCGACCATCTTCCAGTCAGCAAAGATCACTTTTGATGATGCGGTGGGTATCGCCAAAAAGGAGCTTGCCGGAGCACTTTCAGAGGTCGGCTTTGATGTCGACCATGGGGTAGGCCTCTATACGGTCAAAGGTGTAGGTGCCGACGGAAAACTGGCATTTGTGAAAATCGACGCAAATTCCGGCAATATTCTCGCTAAGGGTGTATCTCCCTTCTTTTCCGGTGATGAAGACCACCACGAGAAAAAAGATGGTCACTGGGAAAACGAGCACGACGATGAACGGGATCAATTCGATGGTGAACACCGAGCACACCACCGTGATGATGAACGAAACAAAGATTAA
- a CDS encoding bifunctional DedA family/phosphatase PAP2 family protein, with product MTKYLEPLLGMIGSHPNFAMLAVFIVAMTEAIFLVGLFVPSTVILVTAGSLIGAGSLPLMPIFAFTMMVAIVGDGVSDWIGHHFKGRIRSMWPFRNFSSLFQRGEHFFGRHGGKSIFIGRFLPGIKTVMPTVAAVAGMHPWRFTWINIVSSVIWTAAHLVPGILLGRAIDTGMQAHPHLLEMLLVVGAVIMASWYATRLLVIRFLPLVVAAYDQFKDRIGKSSLPPARFIARILVNERGELVQMMLGIPLLIYLFGFLELLVDLLWDPELVRSDLAISNYIQTIRSEVGDRIMVAITMLGDAAVLTPLAILLVVGALVAGRKRLAASLAMILAGAAVFVPLTKLLIHRARPIDLYQGAEQFSFPSGHAMLSTTIIGICFLLIAHLFQARIRLGLYIVASALISMISFSRLYLQAHWPSDVIAGTFFGSALVLFVAIILHGKRIDRVSNYTGTAFLFILLFVFPYHLVTGYEAALQKYQPVTKTETISTDNWLQAPWSNVTRAQIGLDGELKNPVLFQSNIERASIEAVLLKAGWQRVEPAPFNQWLNEMLPCQNTVSSSLSPLLSTHNGNFPIATLIKPSSQPIKGGLWVLRLWQSPLSVGTVGKARRVLVSTLERQTRSPLLLGFSVGKRAMLQPGEEADLGRDLVTTLARAIPNAKVAAQDGQYVISIP from the coding sequence ATGACGAAATATCTTGAGCCCTTGCTTGGCATGATCGGCTCCCATCCCAACTTTGCGATGTTGGCGGTGTTTATTGTTGCCATGACCGAGGCCATCTTTCTGGTGGGCTTGTTTGTGCCCTCTACGGTCATTCTGGTTACTGCGGGGTCTCTGATTGGCGCAGGCAGCCTTCCTCTGATGCCCATTTTTGCCTTCACGATGATGGTGGCGATTGTCGGTGATGGCGTCTCAGATTGGATTGGCCATCATTTCAAAGGGCGGATCCGGTCTATGTGGCCGTTTCGCAATTTCTCAAGCTTGTTTCAAAGAGGAGAGCATTTCTTCGGGAGACACGGGGGCAAGAGCATTTTCATTGGCAGGTTCCTTCCAGGCATAAAGACGGTTATGCCGACTGTCGCAGCAGTTGCTGGGATGCATCCTTGGCGCTTCACGTGGATAAATATCGTCTCGTCTGTCATTTGGACGGCAGCACATCTCGTCCCCGGAATTTTGCTAGGGCGCGCCATCGATACAGGCATGCAAGCTCATCCCCATTTGCTGGAAATGCTGCTTGTGGTGGGCGCGGTGATAATGGCTAGTTGGTACGCAACGCGCTTGTTGGTGATCAGGTTTTTGCCTCTGGTAGTTGCTGCATATGATCAGTTCAAGGATCGAATTGGAAAATCCAGCCTGCCGCCAGCCCGGTTCATTGCCCGAATTCTGGTCAATGAACGAGGTGAACTGGTGCAGATGATGCTGGGCATTCCATTGCTAATCTATCTGTTCGGGTTCCTTGAGCTGCTCGTCGATCTGCTTTGGGATCCGGAGCTGGTCCGCTCGGATCTGGCAATCAGCAATTACATTCAGACCATCAGATCGGAGGTGGGGGATCGCATCATGGTCGCTATTACCATGCTTGGCGACGCAGCGGTTCTGACTCCGCTGGCCATTCTTCTGGTAGTTGGGGCTTTGGTGGCTGGCCGAAAGCGGCTGGCGGCAAGTCTGGCCATGATACTCGCAGGTGCAGCCGTCTTTGTTCCCTTGACGAAACTGCTCATTCACCGAGCCAGACCGATAGATCTTTATCAGGGTGCAGAACAATTCAGCTTTCCAAGCGGCCACGCGATGTTGTCGACGACAATCATCGGCATCTGCTTTCTGCTCATTGCGCACCTTTTCCAGGCGCGGATTAGACTCGGTCTTTATATAGTCGCTTCCGCGCTGATTAGCATGATCAGTTTTTCTCGCCTGTATCTGCAGGCACATTGGCCAAGTGACGTGATCGCGGGCACCTTTTTTGGGAGCGCACTGGTGTTGTTTGTCGCCATCATCCTGCACGGCAAGCGGATCGACAGGGTTTCTAATTATACAGGTACCGCATTCCTCTTTATCCTGCTTTTCGTCTTTCCCTACCATTTGGTGACAGGTTATGAGGCTGCCCTTCAAAAATACCAACCTGTGACCAAGACAGAAACAATCAGTACCGATAACTGGCTTCAGGCCCCATGGAGCAATGTGACGAGGGCACAGATTGGATTGGACGGGGAGCTCAAAAATCCAGTGCTGTTTCAAAGCAATATTGAACGCGCGTCTATTGAGGCAGTATTGCTTAAGGCCGGATGGCAAAGGGTGGAGCCCGCACCCTTCAACCAATGGCTCAATGAAATGCTACCTTGCCAAAACACTGTGTCGTCATCTCTTTCTCCACTTCTCTCGACCCACAACGGAAATTTTCCGATCGCTACCCTCATAAAGCCTTCCTCACAGCCAATCAAAGGAGGGCTCTGGGTGCTCCGCTTGTGGCAGAGCCCCTTGTCTGTGGGCACGGTTGGGAAAGCCCGGCGGGTTTTGGTGTCTACTCTGGAGCGTCAGACCCGTTCTCCCTTGCTTTTGGGTTTTTCTGTCGGAAAGCGCGCAATGCTTCAACCGGGAGAAGAGGCAGATCTGGGCCGCGACCTTGTTACGACGCTGGCGCGCGCTATTCCCAACGCAAAGGTAGCCGCGCAAGACGGACAATATGTCATTTCGATCCCGTGA
- a CDS encoding cupin domain-containing protein: MNSKFDFSVFLCAESAPQFVNACLAWQFPDGENKVTNNKNEAGIFERGPENTAYAQYFVGQSYLNILSKEGVFIGNVTFEPGCRNNWHIHKADKGGGQILLCTSGGGWYQEAGKPAQALKAGDVVKIPAGVKHWHGAAKDSWFAHLAIEVPGENTSNEWLEPVSDEDYLALD; the protein is encoded by the coding sequence ATGAACAGCAAGTTTGACTTTTCGGTGTTTCTGTGTGCGGAGAGTGCCCCCCAATTTGTCAACGCTTGCCTGGCTTGGCAATTTCCCGATGGAGAAAATAAAGTGACCAACAACAAAAACGAAGCTGGTATCTTTGAACGTGGGCCTGAAAACACTGCCTATGCGCAGTATTTCGTGGGGCAGAGCTATTTGAATATCCTATCCAAGGAAGGGGTGTTCATCGGCAATGTCACCTTTGAACCGGGATGCCGCAACAATTGGCACATTCATAAGGCCGATAAGGGCGGCGGTCAGATCCTTTTGTGCACCTCCGGCGGGGGCTGGTATCAGGAAGCAGGCAAGCCCGCCCAAGCCTTGAAAGCCGGTGATGTGGTCAAAATCCCTGCGGGTGTCAAGCACTGGCACGGTGCAGCGAAAGACAGCTGGTTTGCTCATCTCGCTATTGAAGTGCCCGGCGAAAACACCTCCAACGAATGGTTGGAGCCCGTTTCCGATGAAGACTATCTTGCACTGGACTGA
- a CDS encoding DedA family protein: MFASSEAILLHLQGNGLLFLFPLAILEGPIVSVLTGWLVHLGFMAFGLSFLVLVVADLVGDVVIYYLGQHFYGLLSERWKRRLGLTEERISKAEEHFRKHGRMTLVIAKITHSFGFAALAIAGMTRMPMSVFLLYNTIATIPKTLLFLAIGYFVGNSHLLLDSWIGKGSLTIFLLGSLLFAFMWLKKRRHSK; the protein is encoded by the coding sequence ATGTTTGCATCATCAGAGGCCATCTTGTTGCATCTGCAAGGCAACGGCCTGCTTTTTCTCTTTCCCCTCGCGATCCTTGAAGGGCCGATCGTTTCGGTCCTTACCGGCTGGCTGGTGCATCTGGGCTTCATGGCGTTCGGCCTCAGCTTTTTGGTGCTTGTCGTGGCGGATCTGGTCGGCGACGTCGTGATCTACTATCTGGGTCAGCATTTCTATGGGCTGTTATCGGAAAGATGGAAGCGACGGCTTGGCCTGACTGAAGAGCGTATATCGAAAGCAGAAGAGCATTTCAGAAAACACGGCCGCATGACCCTTGTCATTGCCAAGATCACCCATTCCTTCGGCTTTGCCGCGCTGGCAATTGCAGGCATGACCAGAATGCCCATGTCCGTCTTTCTGCTCTACAACACCATTGCGACCATACCCAAGACACTGCTATTCTTGGCTATCGGCTACTTCGTGGGCAACAGTCATCTTCTGCTGGACAGTTGGATAGGGAAGGGATCCCTTACCATCTTCCTGCTGGGGAGCTTGCTGTTCGCCTTCATGTGGCTCAAAAAGAGGAGACATTCAAAATGA
- a CDS encoding integrase arm-type DNA-binding domain-containing protein gives MAHGRLTTAFVRSVKEPGKYHDRSGFGLFLRVDPGGSKFWIQRLTIDGRKHELGLGSSSFVKLAEARDKAYEHKRAVLRGDNPLAAKQARKATLTFKQAVNRYLKHKEKEFSNDKHRKQWRTTLETYAIPVLGNKQVQTIGMRDILRVLEPIWQTKTETATRLRGRIESVLSWATVSGYREGDNPARWKGNLAELLPKPTKITKVENHPAVALGELPDWWGNLSQRDGMAAKALQFLALTLARSGEVRGLTWDELDLKAPDGPLWTIPAGRMKAGNEHRVPLSEVAEELLKSIPEHEDCPYVFFSIKGGKLSDMSLSSVMRRMQESEMKAGNRGWLDPRSKRPAVPHGLRSSFRDWTAERGYERDLAEISLAHKVGSDVERAYRRSDMLERRRQVLRDWEQFLTGEMLPEAQVEDT, from the coding sequence ATGGCACATGGCAGACTGACCACAGCGTTTGTTCGCAGTGTTAAGGAACCGGGCAAGTATCATGACCGATCCGGGTTTGGACTGTTTTTGCGAGTTGATCCTGGTGGTAGTAAATTCTGGATCCAGCGCCTTACAATCGATGGCCGCAAACATGAACTTGGATTGGGAAGCTCTAGTTTTGTCAAACTCGCTGAAGCCAGAGACAAGGCCTATGAGCATAAGCGTGCTGTGCTGAGAGGAGACAATCCCCTTGCAGCCAAACAGGCCCGCAAAGCGACGCTCACCTTCAAGCAAGCGGTCAACCGATACCTCAAGCACAAGGAAAAGGAATTCTCCAACGACAAGCATCGCAAGCAGTGGCGCACAACCCTTGAGACCTACGCGATCCCGGTTCTTGGGAACAAGCAGGTCCAGACCATAGGCATGCGCGACATCCTGCGAGTACTCGAACCAATTTGGCAAACCAAGACAGAGACAGCAACCAGATTACGAGGTCGCATCGAGAGCGTCCTGTCTTGGGCGACAGTGTCGGGCTATCGCGAAGGAGATAATCCTGCTCGATGGAAGGGCAATCTCGCAGAGCTTCTTCCAAAACCCACCAAAATCACCAAGGTCGAGAACCACCCGGCGGTTGCCCTCGGAGAACTTCCTGATTGGTGGGGAAATTTGTCTCAAAGAGATGGAATGGCGGCGAAGGCCCTGCAGTTTCTGGCTCTGACCCTCGCCCGCTCAGGTGAAGTTCGAGGTCTAACTTGGGATGAACTGGACCTGAAAGCTCCGGATGGCCCCTTGTGGACCATTCCTGCGGGACGAATGAAGGCTGGTAATGAACATCGTGTGCCACTGTCTGAGGTTGCAGAGGAATTACTGAAGTCCATTCCGGAACACGAAGACTGCCCTTATGTTTTCTTCTCTATCAAAGGGGGAAAGCTCTCTGACATGTCCCTCTCTTCGGTGATGCGCCGGATGCAAGAAAGCGAAATGAAGGCTGGCAATCGGGGGTGGCTTGACCCTCGCTCAAAACGCCCTGCGGTTCCTCACGGTCTGAGATCAAGCTTTCGGGACTGGACTGCAGAGCGTGGATATGAGCGAGACCTTGCGGAGATCTCTCTAGCCCACAAGGTCGGATCCGACGTGGAACGCGCCTATCGCCGTTCAGACATGCTTGAAAGGCGACGACAGGTGTTGAGAGACTGGGAGCAGTTTCTTACAGGAGAGATGCTGCCCGAAGCGCAAGTCGAGGACACCTAA
- a CDS encoding DUF736 domain-containing protein, giving the protein MATIGTFKKNGTNEYTGEIITLSVQAKGVRIIPDTRATGDNAPSHRVLVGRAEIGAAWSKRSSEGRDYLGLKLDDPSFTAPIYANLFDDEDGESYILIWSRPNGLRGE; this is encoded by the coding sequence ATGGCTACCATCGGCACCTTCAAGAAGAACGGCACCAACGAATACACCGGCGAAATCATCACTCTCAGCGTCCAGGCAAAAGGCGTCCGCATCATCCCCGATACTCGCGCCACGGGTGACAATGCTCCAAGCCACCGGGTCCTTGTTGGCCGCGCAGAAATCGGTGCTGCCTGGTCTAAACGTTCCAGCGAAGGCCGTGACTATCTTGGCCTCAAACTGGATGACCCCAGCTTCACAGCTCCCATCTATGCCAACCTGTTTGATGACGAAGACGGCGAGAGCTACATCCTGATCTGGTCTCGTCCCAATGGACTCCGAGGCGAATGA
- a CDS encoding glycosyltransferase family 2 protein has product MSFQHNTGPFESKVSCIIPTFNEAPRILAVLDIVRRHPQINEVIVVDDGSTDGTASIVASVAGVRLFRMPRNGGKTKALAKGFEMATGSHILLVDADLIGLNGDDLTALINPVLTGTTDISISLRRNAPRLWHWVGIDYISGERCMKASLVSPYLGELESLPKFGFEVWLNDLCIMQSARISVVLWDGVVSPSKVSKMGRLKGVLADFGMIGDLFRKETPWQLVKQIWKMEKLKTDRALCQHIMTAQLLRELV; this is encoded by the coding sequence ATGAGCTTCCAACACAATACCGGACCTTTTGAAAGCAAGGTTTCATGCATCATCCCGACCTTCAATGAGGCTCCGCGGATCCTTGCCGTTCTCGACATCGTCCGCCGCCATCCGCAGATAAATGAAGTCATCGTCGTAGATGACGGCTCCACGGATGGCACCGCGTCAATCGTTGCCTCGGTTGCCGGTGTGCGCCTGTTCCGCATGCCCCGGAATGGCGGCAAGACAAAAGCCCTTGCCAAGGGTTTCGAAATGGCAACCGGCAGCCACATCCTGCTCGTTGATGCCGACCTCATCGGGCTGAATGGCGACGATCTGACAGCCTTGATAAATCCGGTCTTGACCGGCACCACAGACATTTCGATCAGCCTCCGGCGCAATGCACCCCGTCTCTGGCACTGGGTCGGGATCGATTATATTTCCGGCGAGCGCTGCATGAAGGCCTCCCTCGTTTCCCCCTATCTGGGCGAGCTTGAAAGCCTGCCAAAATTCGGCTTCGAGGTCTGGCTCAATGATCTGTGCATCATGCAGTCCGCTCGCATTTCGGTGGTTCTATGGGATGGTGTGGTCAGTCCTTCCAAGGTCAGCAAAATGGGTCGCCTGAAGGGCGTTCTTGCCGATTTCGGCATGATCGGAGATCTGTTCAGGAAGGAAACACCCTGGCAACTGGTCAAGCAGATCTGGAAGATGGAAAAACTGAAAACCGACCGCGCATTATGTCAACACATTATGACCGCACAGCTCCTTAGGGAGCTCGTTTAG
- a CDS encoding glycosyltransferase, translating into MTSPFMILIGLLAGLSLLFQLSTSWLVARRFKTRRRPDPNTSRPGLAILRPVCGLEPELWETLSSSFCGLTAEDEVIFCLADETDPAIPMVCAIMDAHGAIPSRLLIGDSAISANPKLNNLQKGWLKARHDWIAMIDSNVMLSDNYAQILFDSWDEQTGLVSSPPLGVEAIGWWARIEGAILNSYQGRCQLASDELGAGFAQGKLLFWHRDILESAGGMTALAQTIWLKISHRRRSCVRPA; encoded by the coding sequence ATGACATCACCTTTCATGATCCTCATCGGCTTGCTTGCCGGCCTCTCACTCCTGTTCCAGCTGTCGACTTCATGGCTGGTCGCAAGGCGTTTCAAAACCCGCAGGCGACCAGACCCGAACACATCAAGACCCGGACTTGCCATCTTGCGTCCGGTCTGCGGGCTGGAACCAGAGCTATGGGAAACATTGTCTTCGAGCTTTTGCGGGCTGACGGCTGAGGATGAGGTCATCTTCTGTCTGGCGGACGAGACCGACCCGGCCATACCCATGGTTTGCGCGATCATGGATGCCCATGGCGCCATCCCGTCCCGACTGCTGATCGGAGACAGCGCCATTTCGGCGAACCCGAAACTGAACAATCTGCAAAAAGGCTGGCTGAAGGCACGTCATGACTGGATCGCGATGATCGACAGCAACGTCATGCTGTCGGACAATTATGCGCAAATTCTGTTTGATAGCTGGGACGAACAAACGGGGCTTGTCAGTTCGCCACCGCTGGGCGTCGAGGCAATCGGTTGGTGGGCGCGCATCGAGGGTGCCATTCTCAATTCCTATCAGGGGCGCTGTCAGCTTGCGTCTGACGAACTGGGGGCAGGGTTTGCTCAAGGCAAGCTTCTCTTCTGGCACAGGGATATTCTGGAATCCGCTGGTGGGATGACGGCTCTCGCACAAACAATCTGGCTGAAGATATCGCATCGACGAAGATCGTGCGTCAGGCCGGCATGA
- a CDS encoding AlpA family phage regulatory protein — translation MVQSDRIIRLKTVLTRSGLSRSTLYRKIGEGTFPAQIRISVRGAGWRESEVNRWIANPVNWRPESGS, via the coding sequence ATGGTTCAATCAGATCGAATTATCCGCCTTAAAACTGTGCTCACAAGAAGCGGACTATCTCGCTCAACACTTTATCGCAAAATAGGAGAGGGCACATTTCCTGCCCAGATACGGATAAGTGTGCGTGGAGCTGGATGGCGGGAATCCGAGGTCAATCGCTGGATTGCCAATCCAGTGAACTGGAGGCCTGAGAGTGGTAGTTAG